From a region of the Gordonia sp. PP30 genome:
- a CDS encoding LLM class F420-dependent oxidoreductase, which translates to MKLGLQLGYWGAQPPHNHAELVDAAETAGFDAIFTAEAWGSDAYTPLAWWGSRTQRLRLGTSVLQMSARTPTSCAMAALTLDHLSGGRHIVGLGVSGPQVVEGWYGQSFARPLARTREYIDIMRQVWARQAPVTSDGDHYPLPYRGEKATGLGKPLKPIVHPLRADIPVYLGAEGPKNIALAAEIADGWLPLFYTPRMADTYNEWLDEGFARAGARRTRETFEICATAQIVLTDDTAAAYAGIKPFLALYMGGMGSEDTNFHAEVYRRMGYAEVVDEVTALFRAGRKDEAAAIIPDEVVDDSAIVGDEAHVRAQIARWEAAGVTTMLVSPGSIAEVERLAALVAE; encoded by the coding sequence ATGAAACTCGGTCTGCAACTTGGGTACTGGGGTGCGCAGCCCCCGCACAATCACGCCGAACTGGTCGACGCCGCGGAAACGGCCGGCTTCGACGCGATCTTCACCGCCGAAGCCTGGGGCTCGGACGCCTACACGCCGCTCGCGTGGTGGGGCAGCCGGACGCAGCGTCTCCGGCTCGGCACATCGGTGTTGCAGATGTCGGCCCGCACCCCCACCTCGTGCGCGATGGCGGCGCTGACCCTCGACCACCTGTCCGGCGGGCGGCACATCGTCGGTCTCGGCGTCTCCGGCCCGCAGGTCGTGGAGGGCTGGTACGGCCAGTCGTTCGCACGGCCGCTGGCCCGCACCCGCGAGTACATCGACATCATGCGCCAGGTCTGGGCGCGGCAGGCGCCGGTCACGTCCGACGGCGACCACTACCCGCTTCCCTACCGTGGCGAGAAGGCGACCGGCCTGGGCAAGCCGCTCAAGCCGATCGTTCACCCGCTGCGCGCCGACATCCCGGTCTACCTCGGCGCCGAGGGACCCAAGAACATCGCCCTGGCGGCGGAGATCGCCGACGGCTGGCTGCCGCTCTTCTACACCCCGCGGATGGCCGACACCTACAACGAATGGCTCGACGAGGGCTTCGCCCGGGCCGGCGCCCGCCGGACCCGCGAGACCTTCGAGATCTGCGCGACCGCCCAGATCGTCCTCACCGACGACACGGCCGCCGCCTACGCCGGGATCAAACCCTTCCTGGCGCTCTACATGGGCGGCATGGGCAGCGAGGACACCAACTTCCACGCCGAGGTCTACCGGCGCATGGGCTACGCCGAGGTGGTCGACGAGGTGACGGCCCTGTTCCGCGCCGGCCGCAAGGACGAGGCCGCTGCGATCATCCCCGACGAGGTGGTCGACGATTCGGCGATCGTCGGCGACGAAGCGCACGTTCGTGCGCAGATCGCCCGCTGGGAGGCCGCCGGCGTGACCACCATGCTGGTCTCCCCCGGCTCGATCGCGGAGGTGGAACGCCTGGCCGCGCTCGTCGCCGAATGA